A single Cucumis melo cultivar AY chromosome 4, USDA_Cmelo_AY_1.0, whole genome shotgun sequence DNA region contains:
- the LOC103503627 gene encoding probable beta-1,4-xylosyltransferase IRX9H: MASIRRTLSPAYHDRVYPNGIPFSTSSPSSKLLSNAKYSSPFSSFAVGARRFISGAFFIRPPRKGSSNSWRRAFFRCCVFFLVGFLLGMMPFGHDADDIRSHDFSFEIKPPHVNVQFEKDSHGQVWREDSVVDSVNLSVKSSPEVNLSFVSVPKTQLIVVTPTYNRALQAYFLNRLGQALKLANPPLLWIVVEMNSASMETAEILRKTGVMYRHLVCTKNMTDVKDRGVHQRNVALQHIERHKLDGIVYFADDDNIYSLELFDSLRDISRFGTWPVAMLAQNKNKAVLEGPVCNGSQVIGWHTNEKSKRLRRFHVDMSGFAFNSTILWDPKRWRRPTSKPIRQLDTVKEGFQETTFIEQVVEDESQMEGVPTGCLKVMNWHLHLEVPNFVYPSGWVFQKNLDYVLPIK, encoded by the exons ATGGCGTCGATTCGGAGGACTCTGTCGCCGGCGTATCACGATCGGGTTTATCCGAACGGAATACCGTTTTCAACTTCTTCTCCATCTTCAAAGCTTCTTTCTAATGCTAAATACTCGTCGCCTTTCTCGTCTTTTGCCGTTGGAGCGCGGAGATTTATCTCTGGAGCTTTCTTTATTAGACCTCCACGGAAAGGTAGCAGCAATAGTTGGCGAAGGGCATTCTTTAGATGCTGTGTGTTTTTCTTGGTTGGTTTCTTGCTTGGTATGATGCCGTTTGGTCATGATGCCGATGACATTCGTAGTCATGATTTTTCCTTCGAGATCAAGCCGCCGCATGTGAATGTGCAGTTTGAGAAAGATAGTCATGGTCAGGTTTGGCGAGAGGATTCGGTAGTTGATTCGGTTAATTTGTCGGTCAAGTCGTCTCCGGAGGTGAATTTGAGTTTTGTTTCCGTACCGAAGACGCAGTTGATTGTGGTGACACCGACGTATAATCGTGCACTTCAAGCCTATTTCTTGAATCGTTTGGGTCAGGCTCTGAAGCTTGCGAATCCTCCTTTGTTATGGATTGTGGTTGAGATGAATTCAGCTTCGATGGAGACTGCTGAGATATTGCGGAAAACGGGAGTTATGTATAGACATTTGGTTTGTACTAAAAACATGACTGATGTCAAGGATAGAGGAGTTCATCAAAGGAACGTGGCTTTGCAACACATTGAACGTCATAAGCTCGATGGGATCGTTTACTTTGCCGATGATGACAATATATATTCGTTGGAGTTGTTCGATAGCCTCAGAGATATTAG CCGCTTTGGCACCTGGCCTGTTGCTATGCTTgcacaaaacaaaaacaaagcgGTTCTGGAAGGTCCTGTATGCAATGGAAGTCAAGTTATTGGCTGGCACACCAATGAGAAAAGTAAGAGGCTTAGAAGATTTCATGTTGACATGTCTGGATTTGCTTTCAATAGTACCATTCTGTGGGACCCAAAGAGATGGAGGCGCCCTACTTCAAAACCTATTAGACAGTTAGACACTGTGAAAGAGGGTTTTCAG GAGACTACATTCATAGAGCAAGTAGTTGAAGATGAAAGTCAAATGGAAGGTGTGCCTACTGGCTGTTTAAAAGTAATGAATTGGCATCTTCATTTGGAAGTTCCCAATTTTGTTTATCCCAGCGGTTGGGTGTTTCAAAAGAATCTTGATTACGTCCTGCCAATCAAGTGA